In Candidatus Glassbacteria bacterium, the sequence TACGCCTCAAATAAGAGAAGCTATAGAATCTTTTTTTAGATATTGGCTTCCAATACATACTGAAGAAGAAGAACTGAACTTATTTCACTATACCACTCAAGAAGGCTTAACAGGAATTCTACACAGCCGTTCAATATGGTGCAGTGATATAAGTACTTTAAATGATCCAGAGGAATTGCAGTATGGTAAAAAATTGGTAGATAGCAAATTGAAAGAAAACATTGCAAAAGAAAGTAATGATCATATTGTAAAATTATTAAAAAGAATAGAAATGCATGTGAATGACTTTGATACATACCACAAAGTCTATATCGCATGTTTCTGTGAAAATGATAATTTATTGAGCCAATGGAGAATCTATGCGTCTAGAGGTGGTGGATTTAATCTCGGCTTGTCAATAAATGACAACACAAAGTATTCCCATAATGTTAATGATATAGGCGATACATCATATATCATATTGAGGAAAATAATATATGAGTACAGCCATCAAGAAGACATAATATCAAAATACATCTCAAATATAATGGATGGATCAAAGAAAGCTTTGGCGTGGTTTGATGAACATGGTTGTATTCCTGAAGCTTGGGCAGACATAGCCGCTCTGGAATCAATAAACGTACTCATTGATATAGTTACAACACTAAAAAACCCTGTGTTTCATGAGGAAAAGGAGTGGAGATTAATTAAATTCATGGAACCAGATTTTCGTCTTGGTCTCTTAAATTTTAGAAATGTAAATAATAGCATTACTCCATATCTAAATACTTTTTTATACGAAGATGCAGGCGATAAAATGGTATTCCCCCTCAAAAAGATAAAAATTGGACCAATGCTTGAGGAAGATAGTACAAAGGAAAAATTAAAATTGCTTGTAAAAAGTAAATCTGAGATTCAGAGCAAAATATATTTAGATGAAGGGAATGTTGAAATTTCAGGGGCAGGATTCAGCCTTAGATCGTAAATAACATACGATATAAAATTTTGGATTTCGTTCGAATCATCACCCCCCACTCTCCCAGAAATCCCAGATCATCGTAAACAAACCGTCCACGCTGTCCTGCAGATGGTGGCCGCCCTCGCCTTTCAGCAGCAGCACCCCGCTCCCGCCGCGGCAGCGGTCGTAGCAGAACCCGGTGATCCGGTCACCGACAGTTTTGATGGACGGTTCTCCCCCGCAACCCAGCGCACCGGCCCACAGCCCGGCCATTCTACCGGGTCTTCAGCTCCGCGCCTCCAGGCTGATATCCATGTTCAACTCATCGCACAGCTCAGCCAGCTCGGCCCGCAGCTTTTTCAACGGTACCTCGCCGGGGATTTCCGCATCCAGGACCATCCGGAACATCGGCGTACCGGTGACCGGCGCGTTGCTGGCCTCGGTTTCGAGGTTATCGATATTGACCCCGAACCGCGCCAGCAGTTCGGTGACCCGGAACACAATCCCCGTGCGGTCCATTCCGACCACGGTCAACTCATAAGGGATTCCCTCTTTGACCTTGTAGCCCGTCTTCTCGGCGGTGGGACGGATACTCAGCGAAAGCCCGGTCTCTTTTTCCAGCTCGGGAAGGCTGGCGGAGAATCCGGACACCGCCGCCGCCTCGCCCTCGATCAGCACCAGGATCGCGAATTCACCGCCCAGCACCGCCATCCTGCTGTCCTCGATACTGCAACCGGCGTTGAACGCCGCCCCGCTTATCGCCCTGGCGATACCCGGCTTGTCGGGGCCCACGCCGGAAAGCACTACGTATTCGCTCATCACTGCCTCTTTCGGTTTTCCAGTCCACTGTTGGCATTGTCGGTCCGCCGGATTATACTTGTATTGTTAAGATATCCATCCGGCCGGAGTTTATGCAAGTGGATGGGCCTGGCGGCAGCCATTCCCGTTCAATAACCGTGACAGTGACAATTACCGATTCCGCCGGAGTGGCGGTCCCGCTGGAGCAGTTCGCAACTGATCTCTGTGGTGTGGAGCAGGTCCAGCCCGCCTGTGTGCGCACCGCGCAGATTGTCGGGTTGCTGGCGTTAGTGCTGGTTGGAGTTGTCGCATTTTACTTTTCCGTCAGATAAGGAATCATTTGTGCCCAAGCTGCTGCTGATCATCCTCCTGCTGGCGCCCTTTGTCGCCTGGGACGCCGCGAGTTATGTCCTGCGCCAGCGCGGCGACACCAGCCCGGCGCGGCGCCAGGAAATCCTGCGCCATTTCAGCGAGCGGCAGATCGAAACCGGCAGGCAGCATCTAGTACGCCACAACAAACTCATGCCGTTCTACCGGGTGATATTCTACCTGTTCTACGGCCTCCTGCTGTTCGCCGGTCTGGGTGGGCGGCTTGAAACCGGGTTGCTGGGCGTGGCGGGAGGGAGATGGTGGGCCGCCCTACCGCTGTTCGTACTGATTCTGCTCGTTGCCCAGACCCTGCTCTATGTTCCGTTTTCAGCTTACCGGGAATTCGTGATCGAGCGCGAGATGGGCCTGAGCACGATCACCGCGGGCACCTGGATCGCCGACCGGTTCAAGACCCTGGCGCTCAACTGGCTGATCGCCACGCTGGTCGCCCTGCCCGTGCTGTGGCTGGTGCGCTCGCTGCCCGGTTCGTGGCCCCTGCCGGCGGCCGGGGTGATCCTGGCGCTCAGCGCGTTCGGGATCTGGATCACTCCCTTGATTATCGATCCGCTGTTCAACAAGTTCACTCCGCTGGAGGACAGCCGCCTGGAGGAGGATATCCGCGACCTCGGCGCCGGGGCCGGGCTGAATGTCGACAAGGTGTACGTGATGGACGCCAGCAGGCGCTCGCTGTACCTCAATGCCTATTTCACTGGGCTGGGCAACAGCCGCCGGGTTGTGCTCTATGACAATCTGGTGCGGGAATGCGGCCACGATGAGATCCTCAGCGTGGTGGCCCACGAGCTTGGGCACTGGCGGCACAACCATATCACCAAGGGGTTCCTGCTGGAGGCGGCGGGCGTAACTGTCGGGCTGTGGCTGCTGTGGTGGCTGTTGAACTCGGCGGGGGTCAGGAGCTTTTTCGGGCTGAGCGCGCCGGGCAGCCTGACCCTGGTTGTCCTGCTGCCGTTCCTGCTCAGTCTGGGCGGGACACTGGTTTCCCCGGCCATCAGCGCAATCAGCCGCCGGTTCGAACGTCAGGCCGACACCGCCGCGCTGGAGCTGACCGGGAACCCCGAGGCGTTTATCAGCCTGGAGAAACGGCTGGTCGAGCACGCCAAGGCCGACCTCCTGCGCCCGGAACTGCTGCACGTGTTCTACGGGAGCCACCCCCTGCCCGAAGAGCGGATCGAACGGGCCGAAAACTGGGCCATCTCCCGCTGACAGGCGTGCTGGCATGCCACGGCGTCCTTGAAAAAAATCGGCAATCTGTTTAACTTTATCCTCTGCCCGTGCAACAAATCCCCGACAACAGGTATGAGAAACAGGAGTAAGTTAGATGAGCAAGCCCAAGGTTGTTATCTCCGACTGCGACCACGGCACGGTGGAAGCCGAGAAGGAAGTTTTCGAGCAGGCCGGACTGGATTGGGAACTGCTGGACTGCCGGCGCGAGGACCAGGTGATCGAACAATGCGCCGGGGCGGCCGGTATCTTAAGCCAGTACGCGCCGATCAAGAAAGATGCGATCGCCGCGCTGAGCGGGCTGAAAGTGCTCAGCCGCTACGGCGTGGGGGTCGATAACCTGGACCTACCGGCCGCCACCGCAGCCGGGGTGGCTGTCTGCAACGTGCCCGATTACTGCCAGGACGAGGTCAGCACGCACGCAATGGCCCTGCTGCTGGATATCGTCCGTGGGGTCACCGCCCTGCACGTGGATGTCGATGCGGGCGGCTGGGACTTCCGGATCGCCGGCAGCGTGCCCCGCACCGCCGGACGAACCCTGGGCCTGATCGGCTTCGGCGCAATCGCCAGGATGACCGCGCGCAAGGCGCTGGGCTTCGGCATCAAAGTGCTGGCGTTCGATCCCTATGTCAAAGAAACCGACCTGGACGTGGAGTTGACCGACTTGGACAGCCTGCTGGGCGCCAGCGATTTTATCAGCCTTCACGCCCCCCTGACCGATGAGACGACGAAGATGATCAACGCCGAAACGCTGTCCAGGATGAAAGACGGCGTCTACCTGGTCAACACCAGCCGTGGCGGGCTGGTGGACGAGGCCGCGCTGGCCGAGGCCGCGAAAAGCGGCAAGGTAGCCGCCGCCGGACTGGACGTGCTGACCAATGAACCGCCGGAGCACGGCAATCCGCTGGTCGGGCTGAAAAACGTGATCCTTACGCCCCACACCTCGTTTTTCTCCGACGACTCGTTTGTGGAGCTCAAGCGCAAGGCGGCGATGAGCATGGTGGAGGTAATCGAGGGCAGGGAAGTCAGTTACTGCCTCAATCCGGACGTTCTGAAGGGCTGATGTCAAATCCCGCGGCAGGCCACGCCGCAGGCTGCCAACTTGACATCAACTCTTATTTATATGATAATATTCTGGTAGCTTTGATCTTGCTTTTTGCCTTCTCAGCCCGCTGTTTCGGGCCGGGGAAAGGACCGCCAAGACTTTCGTGAGCATGCCGATGGCCGGTAACGAACCGAAAAATAATTTCGAGTCGCTCGAAGAGCTGGAGCAGATCGAGGGAAACTATTTCAAGATGGATTTCTTCGTGGCCGGCTCGCTTGCTCTGTTTACTGTCTGGGTTTTCATGGCGGAGAAGAGTTTCGGCTGGACCCTGCTGCTCGGCGGGATGGCCATCCTGTTTTTTATCCGCGGAGTGCGCAACTGGAAGGGAAAAACCCTTCCAGCGCAGGCGACCCGCAGCGAATCCAGGCCGAAGGACGAATCCTGAATGCCTGCGCGGCGCGATAAGGTGCACCGGCTGATCACCCTGACTACCGATTTCGGTACCAGGGATGGCTACGTGGGCGCGATGAAGGGGGTGATCCTCGGTATCGCCCCCGGCGCGCGGCTCGTGGATGTGACCCACGATATTGATCACGGGCGGATCCGGCAGGCCTCGTTCCTGCTGGACAACGTGCTCGATTTCTATCCCGACGGGACGATCCATCTGGTGGTGGTCGACCCGACGGTGGGCAGCAAAAGACGCGCGCTGATTGTCGTTTCCGGCAACTGCGTGCTGGTGGGACCGGACAACGGCGTGTTCGAGCCGGTGTATCTCAGAGACAAGCTCTGGAGCTGCTATGAGATTGCCGAGAGCCGCTACATGCTGCCGGAAATAAGCCGCTCTTTCCACGGCCGCGATATTTTCGCTCCGGCAGCCGCGCACCTGGCCGCCGGGATTGCCCCGCAGAAATTCGGCCCGCCGGTGGATAACCCGGTCCGCCAGACTGGAACCCGGAGAAAGTTGATCGGCGAAGACCGGATAACGGGCAACGTGGTCCACACCGACAGGTTCGGCAACCTGATTACCGATATCACGGCCGCCGAACTGGATTCGCTGGAGTTCGACAGGAGCAGCCTGAGAGTTACGATCTGCGGCAAAAAGATCGACGGGCTCAGCAGCCATTACGCCCAGGCCGGGCGCGGCGAGCTGCTGGCGCTGCTGGGCGGCACCGGCAGACTCGAGGTGGCGGCCAACCTGGAAAGCGCAGCGGCCAAGCTGGGAACGATATCGGCCTACGCGGTAGTGACCATTACCAGGCAGTGAGGGCGGCACTAATATATTGACAGCGGGCGGAGAGAACATATCTTTATTGCGTTATTGGCCTCGTTGTTCCCGTTGCGGCGCGGCCGAAAAGCAGTTCCGGCTGTAACAAAACCCCACCTGTTTGCGCTTAAGATATTAAAGTTGAGTTTTCTGACGAGTTTTACCGCGCAAGGGCCGGATCGCCGGCTGCGTCGAATCAAAACAAATTTGCTAATGCTTGAAGTGTCCGGACCGGTGGGAGCCGATACGGGCGCTGAGGCTTCCGTTCCGGGGGCGGGGCCGGCATCCGAACTGGATTCAGGAGGTAGAGGCCTGATGGCTACCAGCCCGAAAGAAATATTCAATCGCCCGGTCGACACGACCTACATGGGCGCTCCGATCAACAACATGACCAAAGGCCTGCCCAAGGAAGTGGAATCGATCTGCCCCGAACCCGGCTGCATGAAAATCATCATGGCCAGGATGTTCGATGAAGACGGCAAGGTCTGGATGGAGAAAACCTGCCCGGACCACGGCTATGTCAAGGACCTGTACTGGTCGGACGTGGATTTATTCCTCAAGGCCGAAAAATGGGAGTTCGGCGACGGGAAGGGTCTGATGAACCCGATGAGCGAATGCTCCACCTGTCCCGATGACTGCGGAATCTGCAACCAGCACACCAGCCACACCTCCCTCGGCAATATCGACCTGACCAACCGCTGCAACCTGAACTGCCCGATCTGTTTCGCCAACGCGAACAGGCTGGGCAGGATCTACGAGCCCAGCAAGGAAGAGATTATGGATATGCTGAGGCTCTACCAAACCGAGCAGCCGGTCAGCGGACGGATGGTGCAGTTCTCCGGCGGCGAGCCCACCATTCACCCCGATTTCCTCGATATCCTCCGGGGAGCCAGCGAACTCGGATTCAGCCACATCCAGGTGGCCTCCAACGGAATCAAGTTCGCCGACGAGGATTTCACCATGCGCGCGGCCGAGGCCGGACTGCACACGATCTACCTCCAGTTCGACGGGGTGGAGGACAGGATTTACGAGCAGACCCGCGGCCGGGCGCTGATGAAGTACAAGGAGCGCACGATCGAAGCAGTGCGCAAGGCAGGGATCAAGATCGTGTTCGTGCCCACTATCGCCGCCGGGATCAACGAAGACCAGGTGGGTCCGATCCTGCAGTACGCCCTGGACAATATCGACGTGCTCAGCGCGATCTCCTACCAGCCGGTGAGCCTGACCGGCCGGCTGAACTGCGAGGATCGCCAGAAACTGCGCTACACCCTCCCCGACCTGGCACGCAACGTGATGGAGCAGACCGGGTACGTCACCATGGACGACTGGTATCCCCTGAGTTTCACCAGCCCGGTCAGCAAGATTATCAGCGCTCTGCGCGGAGCGGAGACTGTCCATATCAGCTGCCATCCCCACTGCTCGCTCGGAACCTATCTCTTTATCGAGCAGGGCACCAACCGTCCGGTACCGCTCACGCAGTTTGTCGACGTGGAGGGGATGTTCACCGAACTGAACTATCTGGCGGCCAAAACCCGCAGCAGCCGGTTCAAACAGTTCGCGCAGATGAATGCTTTCTACAAGATCCAGAAGTACTTCGACAAGAAAAAAGCGCCGAAAGGCATGGGCTTCACCAAGTTCCTGCAGACGCTCGACGGTTTTTTCGACAAGAATGCCGGCCGCGGAAAAAAAGACGGCACTTACACCAACAAAACCCTGCTGGTTGCCGGTATGCATTTCATGGACTCCTACAACTACGAGTTGGAACGGGTGCGCCGCTGCGTGGTTCACTACAGCACGCCGGCCGGGAAAATTATCCCGTTCTGCAGCTACAACGGAGGCCATTGCCACCGCAACGCGATCGAGGAAGAGTACTCGATTACGCTCGAGGAGTACAAGCAGCGGCGAAGGGAGGCTGCGCAGAATTAGCGCGGCTGAGTTAATTGCGCCGGCTGATTTGCAAGCGGAGATAGCAGCCTATCTCCGCTTTCCAATTAAGGTCCCGGTCCGGTCCGTCCCCGCGCAAAGGGTGCGGGAAACCAGGGGAGTACCATCTTGTGGGAGTCGGTCAAAAAGGCGATCGGCGATAACGGGAAGTTTCTGCTCTGTACGCACAGGGACCCCGATGCGGACGGGATCGGCAGCGAACTGGCGCTGTGGCGGGCGCTGGAGCAGATGGGCAAGCAGTGCGTAGTACTCAACCCGGACAGCCTGCCTGCTGCGCTCGATTTCCTCGACCCCGGCGGAGTCGTGCGCGGCTTCGACAAAACCGGGCCGGAGGAAAGCTGTCGCCTGCTGGACGAGACCGAAGTGATTTTTTTCCTCGACGCCTCCCAGTGGGGGAGGCTGCGGCCGATGGACGGCGAAGTGATGGCCAGAGCCGGCAAGGTGCTCTGCATCGACCATCACCCCGCCGATGAAGCGCTGACCCCCGGCTCGGTGATCAGGGACAGCTACTCAAGCACCGGAGAGCTGGTCTATGACCTGCTGAAGGACCTCGGCCACCCGCTGGACGGCGCGATAGCATTCAGCCTGTATACGGCCCTGGTCAAGGACACCGGCAGTTTCCGCTTCGAGAACACCGCCGGCCCGGTGTTCCGCATGGCCACGGAGCTGAGCGCGTTCGACGAAGTCAGACCCAACTACGTTTACGGCCTCCTGTTCGAACGAAGTTCGATCGCCGGTGTAAAAGCGTTGGGAAAAGTGTTGAATACACTCGGCCTGGCCTACGACAACCGGCTGGCGCATATCAGCCTGACAGCTGAAATAATGGAGCAGACCGGGGCCACCCTGGAGGAGACCGAGACTTTTGTCGATGTTATCCGCGCGCTGGACCCGGTGGAACTGTGTATCTATTTCCGGGAGCTGGACGGTGGACGGATCAAGGTGAGTTTCAGGAGCAAATCGGCCGGGATCAATGTCAACACCCTGGCCGAGAAATTCGGCGGCGGCGGACATCTCCGGGCCAGCGGCGCGGTGATCGAGGGCGCGCTGGAGGTGGTTGTCGCCCGGGTCGTCGAGGCAGCCGCCGAGTGTTTCGAGAACAGGGCAGAAGTTTGAGGGCGTGAAAATCAGGCGGACACGTCCTCGGTTAACGCACCACAGGACGGGATAAATGGCGATAAATATCGGGATCGATCTCGGCAGCGTCAGCGTTAAAGCGGCGCTGTATTCGACAGATAAATCAGACCACCGGTTTTTCTCTTCTCTCGCGGACAACTCCCTTTTCCAGCGGGTGGTGACCATTACCCACCCTTTCACCGGTGAAAGCTGCCATCTGGCGATCACGAATTACGCCAGGATTGCCGGTAACCCCATGCAGCAGGCGAAATCCCTGCTGGAAAAACTCGAGGAGCTTGTCGGCAGGCAGAACCTGGGCGAGGTGGTCGCCACCGGCTGCGGAGCCGGTCTGCTCAAAGACGAATACGGGGTGCTGATCCAGAACGAGTTCGCCTGTCTGGCCCGGGCCGTGGAGCTGATGCTTCCCGAGGTCCGGACCGTGTTCGAGATGGGCGGCGAGAACTCCAAGTATCTGCTCTTCGAGAAAGACGAAGCCGGCGGCGGCCTGGGGATTGTCGACTACCAGACCAACGGTGACTGCGCCGCCGGCACCGGCGGGTTCCTGGACCAGCAGGCCGGACGGCTACGGTTCAAGGTCGAGGAGATCGGCGATATCGTGCTGGCCACCGGCCGCGCCCCCAAGATCGCGGGCCGCTGCTCGGTGTTCGCCAAGAGCGATATGATCCACGCCCAGCAGAAAGGGTTCACTCCCGAGGAAATCCTCAAGGGCCTCTGCGAATCGGTCGCCCGCAACTTCAAGGGCGCGATCACCAAAGGCAAAACTGTCGAGCCGCGGGTTGCGTTCGTGGGCGGCGTGGCCGCCAACCGCGGCGTGGTCCAGGCGCTGGAGAATGTGTTCGGCTGGGAAGAGAACACGCTGGTGATCCCGGAAAACTACGCCTCCTTCGGCGCGATCGGCGCGGCTGTGCATGCCGAGGGAATCAGGCGAGGCGAGGACTGGAAAGGCACCGGGTTCAGCCTGGACAGGCAGAACGGTAAACGGCGCGAGTTCCCGCACGGCAGCCGGCTTTCGATGGAGAACGTGGTCCTGCTGCGCGACCGGATGGCCGCGCTGGACCCCGCTGAAATTCTCGAGCAGCGCGAGGCGTTCCTGGGAATCGATATCGGTTCGGTCAGCACCAACCTGGTGTTGATCGACACCGAATGCAATGTCCTGCGCGAAATCTACACCAACACTGAAAGCCGCCCGATCGAGGCGGTGGGACGCGGCCTGCGCGAGATCGAAACCGAACTCGGCGACAAGATTGTCATCCGCGGCGTGGGCACTACCGGCTCGGGCCGCGAGCTGATCGGCGAGCTGGTGGGCGCCGACACGGTCAACGACGAGATCACGGCCCACAAGACCGGCGCGAGTTTCGTGGATCACAATATCCTGGACCTCGGCGTGGACACCATCTTCGAGATCGGCGGCCAGGACAGCAAGTATATCAGTCTCGAAAAAGGCGTGGTTGTCGATTTCGCGATGAACGAGGCCTGCGCCGCCGGCACCGGGAGTTTCCTGGAGGAACGGGCCAAGGAACTGGGTATCCGGATCAAGGACGAGTTTGCCGAGATCGCCCTGGGCAGCGAAAACCCCCTTCGCCTGGGAGAACGCTGCACGGTGTTCATGGAGCGCGATGTCAACAGCTACCTTCAGCGCGGGGCTGAGCTCCAGCGCGTGGTCGCCGGACTGGCCTACTCGGTGGCGACCAACTACATCAACCGGGTCGTGCGCGGCCGCAAGATTGGCGAGGTACTCTTCTTCCAGGGCGGCACCGCCTACAACGACTCGGTGGCCGCCGCGCTAAGCTCGATCCTGGGCAAGCGGGTGATCGTGCCGCCGCTCAACGGGGTGATGGGCGCGCTGGGCGAGGCCCTGCTGGCCCGCCAGAAGATGCTCAAGAGCAGCGAGCGCAGCCGGTTCCGCGGATTCAATCTCGACCAGGTCGATTACAAGATCCGCGAGTTCACCTGCAACGCCTGCACCAACTACTGCCAGATGCAGGAATTCACGGTGGAGGGCGAGCGCACCTACTGGGGCGACAAGTGCAGCGAACGCTACCGCAAGGCTGTCAAGGCCGAGCGCCAGCCGGTGATCGAGGACCTGATCGATTTCCGCGCCAAGCTGCTGGTGGAGGACTATGACCCCGGCGCGGGCAAAGGCCCCGTGGTGGGTATTCCGTTCTGCATGTCGTTCTACGAGTGGATGCCGTTCTGGCTGCGGTTCTTCGGCGAACTGGACGTCAAGGTCCTGCTCTCCGAACCGACCACCAACCAGATCGCCAACCTCGGCCTGGAATGCGTGGTCAGCGAACCCTGTTTCCCGATCCAGGTGGCCCACGGCCACGTGCGCTGGCTGATCGACCAGGGGGTAGACCGCCTGTTTGTCCCGAACAACATCTCCGCCCCCGGCGGCGACCCCATGCGGCCCTCGTTCTTCTGCCCCTGGAACCAGACCCTGCCCTTCGTGGTCCGCGCCGCGCCGATTATCTCCGAGTATGCGGACAGGATCATGATGCCCACGCTGTGGTTCAACCAGGGCGAGGAAGCGGTTGCGAAATCGCTGTATGACTCGCTGAAAGAGGCGGGCTTGAAACACAGGCTGAAAGACATCAGAGGCGCCGTGTCGAAAGCTTTCGCGGTCCAGACCGCTTTCGGCCGCAGTCTCCACGAAGCCGGAGCGCGCGCGATGGCGGTGCTGAACAGCCACAAGGAGCATGGCATCCTGCTGCTGGGCCGCCCGTACAATATCTACGACAAGGGCATCAACCTCGAAATCGCCACCAAACTGCGCAATTACTACGGCGTCAACGTGATCGGCCTCGATTTCCTCAATATCGACGGCGTGGATATCAACGACATTCACGAGAACATGTTCTGGGGCTATGGCGAGAAGATCCTGGCAGCGGCGCGTTCGGTTCGTGACAAGCCCAAGCTCCATATCATCTATATCACCAACTTCAATTGCGGCCCCGATTCCTATATCAAGCATTTCGTGACCAAGGCCAGCGGCAGGCCGTACCTGAGCTTGCAGTTCGACGAGCATAACAACGACGCCGGGATGCTTACCCGCTGCGAGGCTTACCTGGACAGCAAGGGAGTGTTGAGACGATGGGGAACGACAGAGCAGGAAATGGCGGAAGCAGGAAATCTTTAAAGGGCCGCATCCTTTACGTACCCCAGATGAGCTTCGGCGGGGCGATGGCGTTTGCCGCCGCCTTCCGCAGCGTGGGGATAAATGCGAAAATCAGCCCGGACAGCGACGCACGCACTCTGGAACTGGGCAGGCGTTACACCAGCGGCGAGGAATGCCTCCCCGCCCCGGTGATGCTGGGCAATTTCCTCAAGCTTACCGAGCAGCCCGATTTCGAGCCGGCGAAGACGGCGTTTTTCATGCCCACGGCCGACGGGCCCTGCCGGTTCGGCCAGTACGCGCCATATATCAAGAAAATCCTGGGCGAGATAGGCCTGGACGACGTGCTCGTGTTCAGCCCCACCAGCAGCGATGGTTACGATGGCATGGGCGAGCATGGCAACAAATTGATGCGCAACGCTCTGCGCGGATTGATCTGCGCCGATATCCTGCGTAAAATGACCCACAAGACCCGGCCTTACGAAATCAACCAGGGAGATACGGACAAGGTTCACACCGAATCGCTCAGGCGGGTCGAAAAAGTGCTGGAAGTCGAGGAGACCGACACCGGGGAGCGGATGGACAAGCTGGTCGAGGCGATGACTGTCTCGCGCGACCAGTACCGTGCTATCCCGGCCCGGTTCAACCGCCGCCGTCCGCTGATCGGCGTGGTCGGCGAGATTTTCTGCCGCCTGACCCCGTTTACCAACGATTTCCTGATCAACAAGATCGAGGAATTCGGCGGCGAATGCACCCTGTCCCATATTGTCGAGTGGGTCTGGTACTCCAATACACAGCAGCAGAAACTTCTGAGCCAGAGCGGACAGCGCTTCACGGTCAAGATGCTGGGCGCGAAGATCAAGAACTGGATCCAGCAGAAAGACGAGCACGCGCTCTACGCGCCCTACCACGACGATTTCAAGGGCTACGAGGAGCCGGAAATCCATAAAATCCTCAACTACTCCCAGCCTTACCTTCCCCACCAGGGAGCGCTGGGCGAGATGACTCTCTCGGTCGGTAAAGCCGTCTCCCACTACCACCAGGGCTGCGACGGTGTGGTGGATATCAGCCCGTTCACCTGCATGAACGGGATTGTCACCGAGGCGATCTACCCGGTGGTGAGCGCGCAGATGGACAATATGCCGATCCGCAATTTCTTTTTCGACGGCAGCCAGTACGACGTGGACCGCGACGTGGGGATTTTCATGGAACTGGCCCGCAGCTATCAGCAGCGCAAACGGACCGAGAGGGTGTTTCCCGACCACTTCCCGGTCGAAACCGCGGCAGCGGTCTAGAGCGGGCACCGATCAAGACGGCAACAAACAAGCGCCCCGCAGGGTACTGACTCTGCGGGGCGTTTTGCACCCCCCGTTCAATTGATCCGGCTTTCCGGGCAAAATTGCGCCAGCCTGTCAATTGCATGATTTCACAGGCCCGAAAGTGGATTCCGGCTTCAGTCTTTCCTCTTGCCCTTAGCAGACGGATTGAATAACTTATTTAATCGTTCAACTTACCGTATTTTCTCGACTTGCGGCGGAGCCAGGTCCGATGCCACAAAAGGAAACCGGCCAGCATGTGATCCGTCACCGCTCGGTGTTCACACTGCCCACCCGGCTCAGTTTCTGGTCGCTGGTGCTGCTGACCGCGGTGTTTTTCGTCATGCTGCTGGGCTATTTTCTTTATACCCAGAGCCTTGTCCGCGACCTGGAACGCGACGAGTACGTGCTCAGCAAGGCTGTCGCCCAGTTCATGGTCAACGCGTTCGACATGCGCACCGGCCTGGAAGACCAGGAGCTGGTCAATATTTTCGTCCAGTACGGCAACGACACCGACGTCCTGCGGGAGCTGGTGGGCGAGTTCGACAACCCGCTGGCGATCACTGATTCCACCGGTACGCCCGTGATGTGGAAATCCATCGGCGTGCCGGAGGATATCAACACCAGGGACCCCGAGGTGCTGGCCCGGATCAAGGCGACGATTCAGAACATGGACCGCCAGAACCCGCCGATGAGGATCCTCA encodes:
- a CDS encoding ACT domain-containing protein, producing MSEYVVLSGVGPDKPGIARAISGAAFNAGCSIEDSRMAVLGGEFAILVLIEGEAAAVSGFSASLPELEKETGLSLSIRPTAEKTGYKVKEGIPYELTVVGMDRTGIVFRVTELLARFGVNIDNLETEASNAPVTGTPMFRMVLDAEIPGEVPLKKLRAELAELCDELNMDISLEARS
- a CDS encoding DUF2971 domain-containing protein gives rise to the protein MSYKAKPVYLFNPVRSTPQIREAIESFFRYWLPIHTEEEELNLFHYTTQEGLTGILHSRSIWCSDISTLNDPEELQYGKKLVDSKLKENIAKESNDHIVKLLKRIEMHVNDFDTYHKVYIACFCENDNLLSQWRIYASRGGGFNLGLSINDNTKYSHNVNDIGDTSYIILRKIIYEYSHQEDIISKYISNIMDGSKKALAWFDEHGCIPEAWADIAALESINVLIDIVTTLKNPVFHEEKEWRLIKFMEPDFRLGLLNFRNVNNSITPYLNTFLYEDAGDKMVFPLKKIKIGPMLEEDSTKEKLKLLVKSKSEIQSKIYLDEGNVEISGAGFSLRS
- a CDS encoding C-terminal binding protein; protein product: MSKPKVVISDCDHGTVEAEKEVFEQAGLDWELLDCRREDQVIEQCAGAAGILSQYAPIKKDAIAALSGLKVLSRYGVGVDNLDLPAATAAGVAVCNVPDYCQDEVSTHAMALLLDIVRGVTALHVDVDAGGWDFRIAGSVPRTAGRTLGLIGFGAIARMTARKALGFGIKVLAFDPYVKETDLDVELTDLDSLLGASDFISLHAPLTDETTKMINAETLSRMKDGVYLVNTSRGGLVDEAALAEAAKSGKVAAAGLDVLTNEPPEHGNPLVGLKNVILTPHTSFFSDDSFVELKRKAAMSMVEVIEGREVSYCLNPDVLKG
- a CDS encoding M48 family metallopeptidase codes for the protein MPKLLLIILLLAPFVAWDAASYVLRQRGDTSPARRQEILRHFSERQIETGRQHLVRHNKLMPFYRVIFYLFYGLLLFAGLGGRLETGLLGVAGGRWWAALPLFVLILLVAQTLLYVPFSAYREFVIEREMGLSTITAGTWIADRFKTLALNWLIATLVALPVLWLVRSLPGSWPLPAAGVILALSAFGIWITPLIIDPLFNKFTPLEDSRLEEDIRDLGAGAGLNVDKVYVMDASRRSLYLNAYFTGLGNSRRVVLYDNLVRECGHDEILSVVAHELGHWRHNHITKGFLLEAAGVTVGLWLLWWLLNSAGVRSFFGLSAPGSLTLVVLLPFLLSLGGTLVSPAISAISRRFERQADTAALELTGNPEAFISLEKRLVEHAKADLLRPELLHVFYGSHPLPEERIERAENWAISR
- a CDS encoding SAM-dependent chlorinase/fluorinase, whose translation is MPARRDKVHRLITLTTDFGTRDGYVGAMKGVILGIAPGARLVDVTHDIDHGRIRQASFLLDNVLDFYPDGTIHLVVVDPTVGSKRRALIVVSGNCVLVGPDNGVFEPVYLRDKLWSCYEIAESRYMLPEISRSFHGRDIFAPAAAHLAAGIAPQKFGPPVDNPVRQTGTRRKLIGEDRITGNVVHTDRFGNLITDITAAELDSLEFDRSSLRVTICGKKIDGLSSHYAQAGRGELLALLGGTGRLEVAANLESAAAKLGTISAYAVVTITRQ